One genomic segment of Mytilus trossulus isolate FHL-02 chromosome 4, PNRI_Mtr1.1.1.hap1, whole genome shotgun sequence includes these proteins:
- the LOC134715360 gene encoding interferon alpha-inducible protein 27, mitochondrial-like isoform X1, giving the protein MEKKVPVILCILLIAAPGCHAWSWGGVLTGAVCMVAAPIAIPAALGAVGFSATGIVGSSIAASAMSASSPVVTGSLVAMAQSVGATGTIGLATKAVAAGVGYGTYCATHDCD; this is encoded by the exons aTGGAGAAGAAAGTTCCCGTTATCCTTTGTATCTTGCTGATAGCCGCCCCAGGTTGTCATG CTTGGAGCTGGGGAGGAGTATTAACAGGGGCAGTTTGTATGGTGGCAGCGCCTATTGCCATACCAGCAGCACTTGGAGCAGTCGGTTTTAGCGCAACAGGAATAGTGGGAAGCTCCATAGCGGCCAGTGCTATGTCAGCGTCCTCACCTGTTGTTACAGGCAGCTTAGTTGCCATGGCTCAGTCAGTTGGAGCGACAGGCACTATTGGATTGGCAACAAAGGCTGTGGCTGCTGGTGTAGGTTACGGCACCTATTGTGCAACTCATGATTGcgattaa
- the LOC134715361 gene encoding interferon alpha-inducible protein 27-like protein 2, with translation MEKKILMFVCILLLTTPICHALTFGEFLAGAVGVAAAPFVIPAALGVAGFTAGGIAVGSLGAAAMSASAPVAAGSFVAIAQSIGATGAIGMAGKAIGGGVGYAAYRATKDDD, from the exons atGGAAAAGAAAATCCTCATGTTTGTGTGCATCCTGCTGTTAACTACTCCAATTTGTCATG CTTTGACCTTTGGAGAATTTTTAGCAGGAGCGGTTGGTGTGGCAGCTGCACCGTTTGTTATACCAGCGGCACTTGGAGTAGCAGGTTTTACTGCTGGGGGAATTGCAGTAGGTTCATTGGGAGCAGCTGCGATGTCAGCCTCTGCACCTGTCGCTGCCGGGAGCTTTGTCGCAATTGCTCAGTCCATAGGGGCAACGGGGGCTATTGGAATGGCAGGAAAGGCCATCGGTGGTGGGGTAGGTTACGCTGCCTATCGCGCAACAAAGGATGATGATTAA